The genome window CCTATTGTTATTATTGTTATTGTTATTATATTTTGTAAATAAAGAAATGAACGGATATTGCGGAGTCGCAAATCACTCACCGTGCATGCATCATCGTGTGGGGAGTGGGCCTCTGGGGACCCCAGAAAAGATGCCCCCGTTGTCAAACTCGCCTTCCCCGTGATCTTCTAGTGCCAGCCTTGTTGTTAATTGCCATGCTCCGCTGCCGCCGCCCGcctccccttcccttcccctCGTCAGAATAATGCCCACCTCCGTCCGTACACGCATGCAATAATATAATCACCTTTTGGcaaagaaaaaagaagaggcaCACAAGTCCGTCAGTGATTGTGTACCACTGCACAGGTTAACTACATCCAAAATTACCTGTAGGGTCAGCTTCATCTGCTCCAGATTCTGGAGTGGACGAACGAGCACTTCTTCCCTGGGGCCAGAAAAAAAAAGGAAGTGGTCACTAGCAGTTACAGTCAAAAGGTAGGTCGTAGGTAGGTACTTACCTGGCACTGGCATGCAGTCCTTTTTATTTTCTGGCTCAACCGCAAGTCCGGTCCTGCGCGGAGAGGAAAGGGAGAACAGATGGTGACATCGATTCTAGGAGCACGTACGCATCTATATATGTATCCGCTGAATTCAAACAACGACAGTTGATAGCTGGCATATAAAATCTCCAGAACTAGTAACATATATATGCACATATCCAATCTTCAGAAAACAATAACATAATGCGAATATATGCCATGCCACCCTACACGCCAACAGACAACGCAAGGCTCCAGAATGGATGAGATCCGTTGCATGCATGGGGAATCAAACGACAACGAAATGGTCAGCTGGAAACGAGACCTACAAAATTCACCGATcagagctctctctctctctctctcattcgtGGACACGTTTGCGTTTTGTTTAATTGGCGAGGAGCATCCGCCCTCACATGCATGGGCACACAGACGACGGATGCCGTTACAATCCTAATCATGGATAAAGAAACGCTCGTTCCCTAGACAAGCAAAAGATACCCAGCAATAATACGCCAATTGACTAGCCCGTTCCCAGTACATTACTCAGAGAGAAATTTGTCTCCTCCAGTGGACCCCTTTTTTGtatgaaagaagaaaacaaaaatTCAAGGGCGCTTAAGTTCCCTCCTTGCAGTGATCAGTGCCTCCATTGACGCTAGCGACAGTCAATCGGACAAATCATTAATTATACTCGCGTACCTGCATCGCGATTATGGGAAGCTTGATTCTTGACAGACATCCAGCGCCCGCGACGTGCTTCTATTGGTGTTGGACCGGAGCAGTAACCATTTCTGATTAGAATTGCTAGCTGCCGGCCGGCGATAAACAAAGGAAAGATGCTCTCTGTCCTGGAATACGAACATCACTGACATCGCCTTTTTTTTCCCTCCCCCCACGACCCTAACTGTGATGATTGACCAAGCCTTTTCCTTCCTCACCAGAAAGAAGTGACCCAGTGAGTGAGTTACCGTACCTGAAAAGCAAGAAGAAAAAAAGGACAACACTTTGGTCTGACGCATAAAATCTTGCAGGTGACAAAGAAAATGAGATGCACATGCACGGAACGAACAGCAGCTAAGACAAGGAGTCTTAATTAGCAACAGATGAAAGGTGGACAAGAGGCCTCTTCCCAACTGTGTGCTCTGCCGTGCATGGAGCACCCGTGACACAGAAGTAGCTgcggaaaagagagagagagagggagagagagagagagaaaaccggCTGCTAAATGTCACAGTCACTTACCATGGCAGCAAGAGCATCAATCCGTGTCCTAATAACATGAACTCTGGTCTTTCAAAAAAAAATAAATAACATGGACTCTGAATATGGACACGCGTGTTTCACTTTCACTGGGCTTGTGCCCGAAGAAACACACCGGGCATGCATGGGAACCGGGGTGCAAAGGAAGATGGAGGGTGGTTTAATGTAACAGTTTCTTGCACAAAGGTCACGACAATTAAATATCGGTGGAGGTGGCTACGGGGCTACCCCACCGATTTTGGCACCAGACATAGATTCTTAGGAGATGATGAGGCAGACGCCCACACACACAGCCGGAAGCAGGCCAAGGGAAGGGCTAAACCTCCATCCCTTGGCACAAGCCCCACAAGCCACAaccaccacctccacctccaccaccacctttaAAAGAAGGGTGCTAAAGGGCTGTCCTGCGAAGAAAAGGAGAGGAGTGCCCCTAGCCTTTCCTTGCTTTCCACTGAAATCTCCTATCTGCAGCCATGCAGTTGCTCAATCCTGGCCTCAGATGAAGCCCAACCATTCATTGGTATATAAGTCGCTACAACCTTTGCAATTTCCCACTACTTCAGAACATCGTCGAAGAAGCTCTGTGCTACCGGAGAAGGTGTTCGTCGTCGTGCATAATTATACATTCCGCAGACCTGTAAGCTCTGTGAGTTTGGTTGGAGCTCCCAGGTTCTGCATTGCGTTGAGATGGGGAGGCATTCTTGCTGCTACAAGCAGAAGCTGAGAAAGGGGCTCTGGTCCCCTGAGGAGGATGAGAAACTCATGAATCACATAACAAAGCATGGCCATGGCTGCTGGAGCTCTGTTCCCAAACTCGCTGGTATGTACGATGAAATTTTTCTTCCCTTGGTCCTCAGTTATCAACTCTCAATCCTCCCCTTCTCCTCCCTCTGCATTTTTCTCATTTCCAATTGCCAGCTGAAACCCCTCTTGTCTCTCAAATACCTCTCGGTCAGTTCAATTATCTAAATTCGAGAAGACAAATTGTTGCAGGGCTTCAAAGGTGCGGAAAGAGTTGTAGGCTGAGGTGGATAAACTATCTGAGGCCAGACCTCAAGAGAGGGGCATTCGCCCAAGACGAAGAAGACCTCATCATCGAGCTGCACGCTGTCCTCGGGAACAGGTAAATTTGAAGCCTGAAGAAGTAGTATCAGAATTCTAGACTGCATATGTGCAAAGCAGCAGTTGGTAATTTAGCTGATATTAGCACTTTACTTTTTCCATGAGAAGGTGGTCTCAAATTGCAGCGCAGCTGCCAGGGAGGACTGATAATGAGATCAAGAATCTATGGAACTCGTGCATCAAGAAGAAGCTGAGGCAGAAAGGCATTGATCCCAACACCCACAAGCCACTTACTGAGGCTGATCGCGGCGGTGCAGCTCCCACCATCAGCACCGAGAGAACCTCAGGGTCCAGCGACGTCAACCCATCAAGCACTGGTCCTCTGGGGAACTTGAGCCCCCTCCTCAGCGAGACGGCTCAATCATCAATGCTGATGCCCGTGTACGACAAGAATCGTGCTGAAACACCAAACTTGGCACGCCCTAAGCTGCCACCAAAGGAGCTGTTCCTGGAGCAGCTTACTGCTGGACATGAGAGTCCATCAACCTGCCACTCATCAGGCCAAACTCTCTATTTCCCTTTCCAACAGCCTTTAGGCTACAACAGTGAGAGTGGCAGCAGCGATGGGGCGAATATGAATTCACTCTGGTTCAACCAGAGTGACTTCAACTGCAGCACAATTTCTACAGTGATGCCGCCAGTTTCACCATCGGCCCTCTCTACATCAATGGGGCTGAATCTTCCACCTGATAATCCTCGACATGGAGGAACTGGCATTGGAAGTACCGCAGTAGATTCATTCTACTGGGATGGTACTAAtcctagcagcagtagcagtactgGGAGCAGAGGGAGCAACAGTATGGGATTTGAACCACAGAGCACGAGCACAATTCTGGAGAACAGTGTCTTCCCATGGACAGACATTGGACAAGAAAAAGATACAAGGGCTCACCTAGTTGCGGAACTTAAGTGGCCTGACTCCTTTGCCGAGACGACCACAGCCATGCAGAACCAGAGCCAAACGCTTTATGATGATGTGATCAAGGCAGAGAGCCAATTCAACATAGAAGGGATATGTGCTTCTTGGTTCCAGAATCAGCAGCCACAGCAACAGCTGCAGGTAGCACCAGACATGTATGACAAGGACTTGCAAAGAATGCAACTATCTTTTGAGAATATCTAGGCATTATGTTCCACCACATGGAAGAGAGCAGATCAGAAGAAGCAGAAACTCGTAATTTTCAGAGATTCGTGGGCAGAATTATGCTGAATTGCTCACATAGATACGTTAAGTTGATACAGAAATCATCCTCCACAGCTGTTCCTCAGTTGAAGAGCTGGCAATATCAAGGAATGGACAGCCCTGGCATTGGAAGTTGCAGCAGGATGCATAGGAAAGTATGTTCTAGAGTCTCCTTTCCTTTCTCTTGAAAATTGATGTTTTCCTTCTGTACACGACTGAACTTTTGCATATTTGAGTTTTTGTTCTCTCTGGTGGAAATTAAATAAATATAGATAGCCATAGGCAAAAATGCATGTGTCGGTAGCTCTCAACGTGCAAGTAGCCCCAAACTTTCAACTGCTGCCATGCATGTCCATGCAAATTAATTATTGCATGTTGTATTTTTCATTTCTTTCGATAAGTTGCCGACAGACGGCAGTTGTATATTTGTAAAGGAAGAAATTTGAAATATTGACCTGAGAGCTACTTTCGTCCCCTTCCATTTTCCTGTTCCTGTCGTAAACGTTTCTGTGTGGAGAACCCAAGCTACTTGATCGCTTTCTACTTGAATACAGGAATGGAAAAGGACTGGTTGATTTGATAGGGTCCAAAAGAACAATCACCCTCAAAAAGAAGTAAACACATTCAAGGGGAAAAAAGGAAGGAACTATTCATGAATATTTACTTACCATGTAGATTGGTTAATATATGAAGCCTCAATGTGGTGAGACTCAATATATGCTCCATTGAGTTTGTGCATCATTAACTATATGGCATCGCCATGATGTGTTCTGTAAATTTAGCCAGCAAAATCTGTTAATGGTTTGCACTTTGGCTATGAGTTAATATTCAGCTGTCATGGGGGCTGAAGCTAGCATACTTTCTGGGTGGCTGGGTCTATTCCTCATTGTTTGTGCAACAGTCTAGGGAAAATTGTGTTCACATAAAATGGTGTATCACCCCTTCAAGCTAGCTATGATTGAAGAGGCCCAAACAAgctaaacttagtttttcaacatCTTCATTAAGAGGTAAATTGCCTGGATTTTGAGAAGCCTTACTTGTACGCCTCCCtgcatttttattttcttataTTGTCTATTACAAGTCTCCAGGATGCGACTTTGACAATTACTATACTAGGGGATATTAAATAACAACAGCACATCCAAATCATTTTTAACTCCAAATATAATGATACAATTTTCATAGGACTCGACCGACTGGTCCATAGTATCAAACATATTAAGTTAGTTAAAAAAGTTTGATTGCATGAACTCTAAACCATCTTAACATAGTACAGGGGATACAGTGCTAAATGAAGCAATTGAGTTAACAAAAAAAGAAGGGAAAAGGTGGTGTTGCTCCTGCTGATGTATAATTTAAGGGTTATGTCATTTGGCTTAGCTAAATTGTTAACAGATTTGGTTAGGGCTTTCTGGTGGGTTCCTTTCCTTGTGACTAGTCAAGACTCAAGAATAAACCAATATCAATATGAATTTATTTCCTGCATTGCAATATTCCCAAATAAAGCTAGTCCAATTTGGTTCCGAAGAAAAGAGGTTCGCTTTAGAATTAACAACTATGGTTTTAAGTCGTACAACTAATGGGGCATGGCCATGTGCATGAAAAGGCTGGCATAAGGTGACTGATTGTTGGATTTTTCACAAATGCAATGAGACCAATAATGCTGATAAGGACCATTAGCACTAAAAGCAATTTTAGAGAAGCCTAACCACTTGAAATCTACCAATTAGCCAATAAGAAAAACTATAAATAAAAGATACATTATACTAGCAAATAGCTTGATTTCATACCATGATGTGTTCAACTTATGTCCATATGCACTTTAATTATCTTTATTTAGAAGAATCTTGTATCTGCTCTGACATATGCGCTGCAGTATTGGACGTATCTGCATGTTTCGAAAATGAATACAACAGTTCAAAGGAAAGCAAAAAAAGAAGTATGAAAGAGAAGTAGTAGTAAGACGTCAAAATGGCAGCTGAGTGACAGTGCTAGTCCATGTTAGAGTATATTAGGCAACTCCTGATATGGTTGGTTTAGAATTGATTGTAATATCGAGATAATCTTCCTTATATCTAGGATAACCTTTCTTATCTTTAGGATAGGCTTCTTGCCCTCCAAGTCATGTACTCCTATATATTCTCTCTGGAGGCTCAATGCAATACATCCCACACATTATACACATTCTCTCATTCCTTCACTCTAGATGAAAAAATACATTTAATTTATATTGTAATATGCAGTCTCAACATTGCCAGCAACAGTACATTGCTGTCCACCAAACATCACCATTAGCGAGTGAAAGATAACAGAAAAGAAGGAACAATATAAAAAATTCAAACCATATAAATAAGGTAGTGCTACAACCTGGGATACCAAAATTTCATGTTATTCAGTTATCTTATGCAATAAAGAATATGAAAAATAAATAGTTCAATGATTCTATCtgatatactccctccgtcccaaaatatagttctttctagcCATCTTTTTTCTCGTCCATATTCATTCGAATGATAATGAATGTAGACATACAAGGTTCATTAATGAATGTATGTTTAGTCTAAAACTTATTATATTTTGCGATGGATGGAGTAATACATAACACAAGTGAAAGCACCATACTTTTTATTTTAAATTAAAAAACCTGATTCAGTTAAAACAACTACAGTTTTCTGAAAATCAGAAAATGTGAATGTCAGGAAAAGTGGCCAATTCAAACTCATAAGAGATCCTTTTATCCTCTTATTGAATAAAATCAAATAATATACAGAGGTACCAGGAAAACATAAAGACAAGACAAAGAAAAGGATGTATTCCTTCTTGATGTTGCGCTGAAAGGTTCTTGCCTCTATGACATCAGCATGATGATAAACATATGGAAGCATACTGGTAAAGCCCTGTAACTAACATAGTACTCCATTGTTTGGCCTGCAGCTATCAAGTTAAGTTCCGTTACTTTTTTGCCCTCGATGAAAAATAAAAGTTATCTTACTTTCAACACTCATAACAACCCCCATTAGTCATTACACTTTTAGAGACAAGCCATATGCATGAGCTGTGACTATAAATAGTTCCATCAATCATATTGTTGGACTGTGACCACACATATGTGCCAACAGATGTCAAGGCTTGTAGAAATATTTGTATTCTGGTAACCTTTGAACAGCTAGGAAGATCAGCAGCCATGCAAAAAAAACAAAGAAAAATCAAAACAAAACCCTCAACCCAAGGGAGAGAGTGAGAGACATCCTGAAGGCATTACTTGAAAGGTCAGGAAAAGGCACCCAAAAGCTGGTTTTTTACTGTAAAGGGACACTGTTGCCGCAAACTGGGTCTTTACCCATATTTTCAGGAACGCGCAGCTAGGGCGCAATTTCCTTTTTTGCGAGAACCAGAGTTTGAGCACTGGTCGGTAGCCTCACAAGTCACAACTGGACAACTTAGCACCATGCTACAAGCATGTCCTTTCCATAGTGCATAAGTCACATGTATCACAGTGATAGCCAGGTCAAATAGAAGCAAACAATTTACAGAGATAAAGCCATATTATTGCTAAGGTCACATGAAATTTGCACTGTGTGCCATTGAATTTGTGTTAGGTCCAGTAAATCATAAAATCGTAAGACAGAATTAAAAAGCAAAGGAAGGAGATAATAAAGTTGGAAGCACTCTCAAAAAATGCTCAGTGTCAATAAAATGCAAGGTACAGAGTTACAGATATAAAAAAAAACATGTCGATTTTTTTAAGACTAACCTTTTCATTGATGTATGCATCCTATCAGACTAACTATGAAAGCTTCTACATGGTAATCACAAATAGGAATACCAGATGAAAAAAGAATGTTAAGATCATGTATCTGATTTTGCTAGAGTAAATTACCAATGCAGATGATCAGAGGTGCAATCACAAATATAGAGTTTGTTGAGGCATTAAGATCTCATGATATATTGATATCCACCCCTTTCATGCATTTGAAGCCACATCGTAGTCCACTCAATTCGTACTCAGATAAAAGCATGCGATTAGTATATGAACAAAACAAGACGTTCCCATTCTGTGAACTGAACTGATAATTGAACAAAAAATAACAATTGCACAATGCAAATAATTGTGTTTGCGATTTATAGGTTGAATCCTTTTCTATGAAGGTTGAATACAGAATGGAAAAAACTGTGTACTGCTAAAAATGAGTTTCACATGCAACAGCACACTAGCACAGTACTGTGTTTTATCAAGGGCTTTGGATAATGATAATTGAAATACAAGGTCATCCGAACCTATGTTGTGCACAAAATTTGTAATATATAGTAGGAACTCAATAAATAAAAAAGTCATTCAGGAGGTGTTTTTATAAAGCAGGCATCAAGCATCGACAATCTATAAACAATGTGAGCATCCATAAAACTGATTGGCCAAGTATTGCTTCATAGATTAGAGTCAGAGAAAGAGGGATGTCCATAATCAAGCCAGGTAGTTTCTAGTCACACCATGTATTTGAAACAAGATCAGTAGTATGGGAATGTTGGGGCGTGAGTGTGTGTCTGGACGTCTGGTGTCTGTGGGGTTGTTTGGGCTCTTGCCccttttttcttcttaatatagtaATCAGCTCTCCTGCGTTTTTTGAGAAAAAAAAATATATCAGTAGTATGCGCAGAAACAGAGGCTAGTGAAATTCTGTTTTGCGATATCTGTTTTGGGACTAGGCTCTAGGCTGAAGCTTGGAAGTGTAAGCCCTGAGTTCTGCACCTGTTTGGGAGGATTCTTACTTTTCAAAGGATAACACAAATTAACTTATCTATAGCACCAATTTGGCTTGTTTTTCAGATATGTTACAGGGGCTGATGTTTTGAATCTGGACAAGTCACATACTGAATGTGTGGAGACAGAGTGAAGTGCTAGGGAAGGTGGCGCAGATTGCTTGCTAACCACAATTCAGTGAAAAGAATGTCATGGACCACTTTAAAACTATTAGAATAGTACGAACATGCAAATGGTCACAACTCCAACAAAATAAATCCATCCATCATCCTTCGGATACATCGTCGATAAGTTTTGACTTCGTGAGGAGCACACCATTTCCATAAGGAGTGTTTACAGCTGTCTGCCTGTCATATTCACCAGATAACCTTGTCTAAAAAGTGTGCCCATGAGCTGCTGAGCTCAACAACAAAGACTTGCTTTGCAGCAATTAGCGGTGCTCACACACAGCTGACAGAGCGGTGCTGCAATTAGACCTACTACACATTATGGCACTGCAAGCTGGGTTCATTCATTGCTAAAAAGAACTGAACAAGCATAAACCATAGACGAACCTTTCAGGTTTTGATCAGTGAGTAACTTCAGCCAAATGTGTTCCACACAAACCACTGCGCTATCGCTGTACCATATCTAAGCGTACGTGGCTGCAATGTAGCAAACCAGCTGAAATGAGGGCGACGCATATGCGTCAATGCAGCAATGCGGACCCAACCCCACCCGCAAACACGGGCGAACGTGCGCGTCAAAACTGCCGCCCTGCGAAATTCGCGCCACCATCGGTACCGAATCTCTAGCCGCATCCTCGAATCAACAACACAACGGCACGCGAACAGCAGAGAAGGGCGGAGCGGGTGGGTACCTGGCAGGCAACCGCTCGCTCAGGCAGGCCGCGGCGGCACGGGGCAGGGAAGTAGGCGGCGCGGCGGCAGTGATCGTGCATTGCCACTCTGGTTCGCTTCGCTTTTGCTGCGGCGCTGTGGCCGGTGGGCGGTGGTGCGTGCGCCGGTGCGCGCGTGCGGCTGTGGGGGACGGCCGGCCGGGGGCGTGCCGCGTGGCCGCGTGGTGCGCTTGTCGCTGGTGCGCCTGTGTCCTTCGGGCGAATCACGGGAGCAGGCGCAGGAAGCAGCGCGGACCGCGGAGGGCCATATGGGCCGCTATTGTTGAGCCGTGCGCATCGCAGTAAATCCTTGACAGGGCGCCGAATTACTACAAGCAGTCCAGATGCACCCTTTTTGGGCCCAATTTCCTGGTCGTTGGCTACCGGCTCTCTGCTTGGCGGATACGAGCCTGGGCCAGCGGTCTATGGTGCGTGGCCCGTGACATCATCTATATATCTttaattttttttattattttacaCAAAGGGCCCGTATTGTATTGGAATGATTCTATTCTAATAATTAATTTAGATAAAACTAGTTAAGTTAATATGTTTATCTatgtaatatatttttatacaCTACATTTATATTATAGAGAAGCAAGTAGAAAGTGTGCTATAAATTGTACATTAAAAATAGCATATAAATTTATAGAATCAATTTTCATCTTTCACCCCATAAATTTGAGATATGTTTATATATACACTTTAGAAAGTTGTAGAATGACATATTCTAAAAAATAACTTATTCTATTAGTTAGATCCAATTCCTTAAAataaaaggaaacaaacgggccctAAAGTATATAAGAATTCGCTTCTGGTTTCGCTCCTACTGCTTGTGTTGGACTTAGTGCTCGTTTGAGAGAGAGGCTCTCAGGCGGCTCCGGCTCTAACTGCTTGCTGGAGCCCTcctttgtattttagccctttttcgaaaaaaaatcacgtttagacctttGGACAACTTAATACTGTTTTTAGACCATTTGCTCGGCGCTATAGGACATGGCACCGAGGTAACACGTCTTGGTGCATTAGCTCATGGCAGCGAGCTGAGGGATTCGCTGGTAGGCTGGTCAACGTGGCAACTCACGTGGCACCAAGCTCGGCACCACATATATTGGCGCCGAGCTCAGTAGTATAGGGCCACACTAGCCCTTCTCTTCTCCGCCCCCGCGCTAAGGCTGCGTTGCCGCCGCCGCGCCAACCTCCgccccttctcttctcttctccggCGAGGCCATGACTCTGCCCCTGCTGCTCCACTCCGCTATGCCACCTCCACTGCTCCATGTCGTCGCCGCCCCTGAGTGTCGCCGTTGCGCTACCTCCGCCCATGCTGCTCCACGCTCCCCACGCACCTCCATTGCTCCATGTCGCTGCCACTCATCGCGCACGCCGGCTCGTCATCGTTCACCGCACCCCGCCGCTCGCCGCCTCGCAGGTTACTAATTTTCATAATTTTTTAGTTGAGTTAGTTAGTATATATAGTTAGTTAGTTACTAATTTTGTTAGTATATACTTAGTTAGTTACAAATATTGTTAGTATATAATTAGTTTAGTTAGTTGGATTACCAATGTTGTTAGTATATACTTAGTTATTTAACAATTTTGTATGTATACACTTTGTTCACTTAGTTAGATTTTATATTTAGTTAGTTCGTTAATTGGTTCGGTAATTTGTGTTGTTTTCTATGTTGGATTATGTTTTTTGTAGATAGTAGGCCATCCGACTCCACCTTCGCCACTGATAGCTTGACTCATCCCCAAATTCAGGTATATCTTTTTCGTAAATTATTCATAGATTATGTAATTATGTTTGATGTGGTCCTTTAATAGTTAGtatatagttattagttagtAAGTAACTATAActtatttattacttagtaagtatTTAAGATTTAGTAGATTAGTAGAAGGGGATAGTAATTACTTAGTCATTAGTTGATATTGTTAGTCATGTACCATCTGTAATGGTTATTATGTTATGAATCTgtgtttgcaatagatggacaccctagtgacactataccatggaggaagcgtGGAGGAAGATGTTTATGGGGGTGTTAGTTTTGATGGAATGAAGAAGGTGACGGTTATATTCGATGAAAGGCCCTCTTTTGGCCAGATATTCGCTAGGGCTTGTGAGGAGATTCGTTGCAATTTAAACGACCCTGGCAATATCGATTGAGGGTTTATTGTCCCATGTTACATCTGGGACAGTATTTCGAAGGTTGATCTCCATTGGCTCTGAAGATGTCTGGGTAAAATATGTCTAATTTGTGATGACGATTGTTCctccatgtttggatgtggtcgTTCGAAAGTTATCCTTTGATCATTGTGATTCTCTAGTCGGGTTATCTCCACAAATGCAAAAGGCATCTCCTTGTGAAGCTCCTTTGCCTCAGCGTCAGGAAGAAGTGGTTGTTGTGGCGGATGCTCAATCGGCCCCGAACGAGGTTGAGATTTCTTGTCCAGTTCGTGGCATTTGTGGGCCCTCAATACCCGTGGTAGCTCACTAGGAGATCCCTTTGACCcaggatcatcctagtaagtgtctttaTCATGCTATTCATATGCACCATTAATTTGTTTGATGAGACTTTAATGTAGTATTTGCTCCTTCGACGCGATGCAGGAGGTCCACAACTAGATAATGGTGCTTATCTTCCTATGCCCCTATCATCCAATATGGACCACATATGCAGGGCCTtaaatagtgttgatgttcagattgaggatgaggaggagccatatgaggctgcacaGGCCTTAGATTCCGATGACGATCGTCCGGTTCAAGAATTGatcgagcaagaaattgaactcatcAGGCGTTTGTGTTCGGAACATGACactgcagtacatgaatttagcacTCTAAGTCATTCCAATGGTGCACACGCTAAAGGACGAGatgatgaactgctagaggctctGGATAACGCTGACAACATTGAGATTAAAAAAGCCTTAATTTTTAAGGACTTGGCTACACTGAGAAGATGGATTGTTGGATTGCTGAGGGAACCCCAGAAGTGGACAATGGCGTACGACGAAGGTGGTTGGAGGTTCGAGTTCCAGactagcaacatggttgagtcatTTAATAGTGTGTTGAAGGGTATATATATGTGACATGCCAAtcaatgctatagtaacattcactttCTATAGGCTTGTGGCGTGGTTTAATGAGAGATACGCACAGGTCAAGGCAATGTAGACGTGAGGTCAGAGATGGGAACCTAAACCAACAGTGCATcttaataatgcaaaggaacgAACCAATAGACGtgaggtacaatgctttgatgaggagTTGGAAAAATACGAGGTAACAACGATGGGTGGCACAACTTCCGATGGTGAGGTGCGGCCTTCGAGGACACATGTTGTGTTACTCGATGCATTCTCATGTGGTTGTGGTAAACCTAGACAGTACCACTTTTCAAGTTCTCATTATGTTGTCACCGCACGTCATCACAACTTTGCATTCGAGAGCAGGATCCCTTGGTAGTTCAGTGTGGAGAGCTTAGTACGTACCTGGAGCCCTCGTTTTGAGCCCTTTCTTGACGAGTCATAGTGGCCAACGTACACCTGTCCGACATACATTGCTGATCCAGCGCACTGTTGGGACAAACGTGGTACTAGGAAAAGGAGCCGGTTCAACATGGTCATGGATCAGGTTTCTGGCCGCACTAGGAGAGGTCGAGAGCGTCCCCTTTTTCTGGACCCAGAGAAGAGCGAATGCGGAAAATGCAGCGGACTTAGCCACAACTCTCGTACA of Zea mays cultivar B73 chromosome 8, Zm-B73-REFERENCE-NAM-5.0, whole genome shotgun sequence contains these proteins:
- the LOC100272313 gene encoding Transcription factor MYB61 (The RefSeq protein has 3 substitutions compared to this genomic sequence), with amino-acid sequence MGRHSCCYKQKLRKGLWSPEEDEKLMNHITKHGHGCWSSVPKLAGLQRCGKSCRLRWINYLRPDLKRGAFAQDEEDLIIELHAVLGNRWSQIAAQLPGRTDNEIKNLWNSCIKKKLRQKGIDPSTHKPLTEADRGGAAPTISTERTSGSSDVNPSSTGPLGNLSPLLSETAQSSMLMPVYDKNRAETPNLARPKLPPKELFLEQLTAGHESPSTCHSSGQTLYFPFQQPLGYNSESGSSDGANMNSLWFNQSDFNCSTISTVMPPVSPSALSTSMGLNLPPDNPRHGGTGIGSTAVDSFYWDGTNPSSSSSTGSRGSNSMGFEPQSTSTILENSVFTWTDIGQEKDTRAHLVAELKWPDSFAETTTAMQNQSQTLYDDVIKAESQFSIEGICASWFQNQQPQQQLQVAPDMYDKDLQRMQLSFENI